The following coding sequences lie in one Arthrobacter sp. SLBN-122 genomic window:
- a CDS encoding fumarylacetoacetate hydrolase family protein encodes MEQVNGDTLAAARKVVAVHINYPSRAAQRGRTPAQPSYFLKPSSSLALSGSPVERPAGCELLGYEGEIALVIGKAARRVSMEDAWNHVAAVTASNDLGVYDLRWADKGSNLRSKGGDGFTPVGPALIPADAVDPSQLRIRTWHNGDLVQDDTTEDLLFPFARLVADLSQLLTLEEGDIILTGTPAGASVAKPGDVLEVEVGTLDGALTSGRLVTTVEQGTTAFAEFGAQPKVDDLQREEAYGSREAAGLPAPKPALSAELKAKLESVATATLSSQMRKRGLNNVSIDGLQATRPDRRVVGLARTLRYVPNREDLFKTHGGGFNAQKRAIDSVNEGEILVMEARGEKGTGTVGDILALRAQVRGAAAIVTDGGVRDYTAVAGLEMPTYFANPHPAVLGRRHIPWDTDITIACGGATVQPGDIIVADSDGILVIPPAIAEELVEDCIQQEKEETFIFEMVKQGNSVDGLYPMNAEWRAKYREWGGNND; translated from the coding sequence TTGGAGCAGGTCAACGGCGACACCCTGGCGGCAGCACGCAAGGTGGTCGCGGTGCACATCAACTACCCCAGCCGGGCTGCCCAGCGCGGCCGCACCCCGGCGCAGCCGTCCTACTTCCTCAAGCCTTCCAGCTCGCTGGCATTGAGTGGAAGCCCCGTCGAGCGCCCCGCAGGCTGCGAACTGCTCGGCTACGAGGGCGAGATCGCCCTGGTCATCGGCAAGGCCGCCCGCCGCGTTTCCATGGAAGACGCGTGGAACCATGTTGCCGCCGTCACCGCCAGCAACGACCTCGGCGTGTACGACCTCCGCTGGGCGGACAAGGGATCCAACCTCCGGTCCAAGGGCGGCGATGGGTTCACCCCGGTGGGCCCGGCACTGATTCCGGCAGACGCCGTCGACCCTTCCCAGCTACGCATCCGCACCTGGCACAACGGCGATCTGGTCCAGGACGACACCACTGAAGACCTCCTCTTCCCCTTCGCCCGGCTGGTGGCGGACCTGTCCCAGCTGCTCACGCTGGAGGAGGGGGACATTATCCTCACCGGCACCCCGGCCGGTGCCTCCGTGGCCAAACCCGGCGACGTCCTGGAGGTTGAGGTGGGCACCCTTGACGGCGCGCTCACCAGCGGCCGGCTGGTCACCACAGTTGAGCAAGGCACGACGGCGTTCGCTGAGTTTGGTGCCCAGCCCAAGGTGGATGACCTGCAGCGGGAGGAGGCTTATGGTTCCCGCGAAGCTGCTGGGCTCCCCGCACCCAAGCCCGCCCTTTCCGCCGAGTTGAAGGCGAAGCTGGAAAGCGTCGCCACGGCCACCCTGTCCTCCCAAATGCGCAAGCGCGGCCTCAATAACGTCAGCATCGACGGGCTGCAGGCCACCCGGCCAGACCGCCGCGTGGTGGGGCTGGCCCGGACGCTGCGCTACGTGCCCAACCGCGAGGACCTCTTCAAGACCCACGGCGGCGGTTTCAACGCCCAAAAGCGGGCCATCGACTCCGTCAACGAGGGCGAAATCCTGGTCATGGAAGCCCGCGGCGAAAAAGGAACCGGCACCGTGGGCGACATCCTGGCCCTGCGCGCCCAGGTCCGCGGCGCCGCAGCCATCGTCACCGATGGCGGCGTCCGCGACTACACCGCTGTAGCCGGCTTGGAGATGCCCACCTACTTCGCCAACCCGCACCCCGCCGTGCTGGGCCGCCGCCATATTCCGTGGGACACGGACATCACCATCGCCTGCGGCGGCGCCACCGTCCAGCCCGGCGACATCATCGTTGCCGACTCCGACGGCATCCTGGTGATCCCGCCGGCCATTGCCGAAGAACTGGTGGAGGACTGCATCCAGCAGGAAAAGGAAGAAACCTTCATCTTCGAGATGGTCAAGCAGGGCAACAGCGTGGACGGCCTCTACCCGATGAACGCCGAGTGGCGGGCGAAATATAGGGAATGGGGTGGCAATAATGACTGA
- a CDS encoding GntR family transcriptional regulator has product MTETMADLSEATPGSKSQQAYQAVKARIVEGTYTPGYRLVLGAIAKDLGFSVVPVREAIRRLEAEGLVTFERNVGATVAGIDPTEYLYTMQTLSIVEGAATALSAPLIDGQSIARARAVNQEMRECLEHFDPVRFTQLNQDFHSVLFEYCPNPHILDLVHRGWNRLAALRSSTFRFVPGRARDSVEEHENLLHLIETGADADDIEKAARRHRTATLDAYLAQTN; this is encoded by the coding sequence ATGACTGAAACCATGGCTGACCTCTCTGAGGCCACTCCCGGCAGCAAGTCCCAGCAGGCCTACCAGGCCGTCAAGGCGCGCATCGTGGAGGGCACCTACACTCCCGGTTACCGCCTGGTCCTGGGCGCCATTGCCAAGGATCTCGGCTTCAGCGTGGTGCCGGTGCGCGAAGCGATCCGCAGGCTGGAAGCCGAAGGCCTGGTGACGTTCGAACGCAACGTCGGCGCCACCGTGGCAGGCATCGACCCCACCGAATACCTCTACACCATGCAGACCCTCAGCATCGTGGAAGGGGCCGCGACGGCACTCTCCGCACCGCTGATCGACGGCCAGTCCATCGCCCGGGCCCGTGCAGTGAACCAGGAGATGCGCGAGTGCCTGGAGCACTTCGACCCGGTGCGCTTCACCCAGCTCAACCAGGACTTCCACAGCGTCCTGTTTGAATACTGCCCCAACCCGCACATCCTGGACCTTGTCCACCGCGGCTGGAACCGGCTGGCCGCGCTCCGCTCCTCCACCTTCCGCTTCGTCCCCGGCAGGGCCCGCGACTCCGTGGAGGAACACGAAAACCTGCTGCACCTCATCGAGACCGGGGCGGATGCAGACGACATCGAGAAAGCTGCCCGCCGGCACCGCACCGCAACCCTGGACGCTTACCTCGCCCAAACCAACTAG
- the hpaE gene encoding 5-carboxymethyl-2-hydroxymuconate semialdehyde dehydrogenase — protein sequence MTTSVETTKHYVPDDLPTHIQHYINGQFVDSVSGRTFDVLDPVSNRNYATAAAGQKEDIDLAVAAAREAFVNGPWPRMKPRERARVLNKIADAVEAQEARLAELETFDTGLPITQAKGQALRAAENFRFFADLIVAQFDDAMKVPGSQINYVNRKPIGVAGLITPWNTPFMLESWKLAPALATGNTVVLKPAEFTPLSASLWATIFKDAGLPDGVFNLVNGLGEEAGDALVKHPDVPLISFTGETTTGQTIFRNAAANLKGLSMELGGKSPCVVFADADLDAAIDSALFGVFSLNGERCTAGSRILVERAIYDEFCEKYAARAKSIVVGDPHDPKTEVGALVHPEHFEKVASYVEIGKSEGRLLAGGGRPEGLPEGNYIAPTVFADVAPDARIFQEEIFGPVVAITPFENDDEALALANNTKYGLAAYIWTQNLTRAHNFSQNVEAGMVWLNSHNVRDLRTPFGGVKASGLGHEGGYRSIDFYTDQQAVHITLGSVHTPKFGSIEDSATNEG from the coding sequence ATGACGACCTCGGTAGAAACCACCAAGCACTACGTTCCGGATGACCTGCCCACCCACATCCAGCACTACATCAACGGCCAGTTCGTGGACTCCGTCTCCGGCAGGACCTTCGATGTCCTGGACCCGGTCTCCAACCGGAACTACGCCACCGCCGCGGCCGGCCAAAAAGAGGACATCGACCTCGCCGTCGCCGCCGCCCGCGAAGCGTTCGTGAACGGCCCCTGGCCCAGGATGAAGCCCCGCGAACGTGCCCGGGTGCTGAACAAAATCGCCGACGCCGTCGAGGCCCAGGAAGCCCGGCTCGCCGAACTGGAAACCTTCGACACCGGCCTGCCGATCACCCAGGCCAAGGGCCAGGCCCTCCGCGCCGCCGAGAACTTCCGGTTCTTCGCGGACCTGATCGTCGCCCAGTTCGATGACGCGATGAAGGTCCCGGGCTCGCAGATCAACTACGTGAACCGCAAGCCGATCGGCGTTGCCGGCCTGATCACCCCCTGGAATACCCCGTTCATGCTGGAGTCCTGGAAGCTCGCCCCGGCCCTGGCCACCGGCAACACCGTGGTCCTCAAGCCCGCCGAGTTCACCCCGCTCTCGGCCTCGCTCTGGGCCACCATTTTCAAGGATGCCGGCCTGCCCGATGGCGTCTTCAACCTGGTCAACGGCCTGGGCGAGGAAGCCGGCGACGCCCTGGTCAAGCACCCGGACGTGCCGCTGATTTCCTTCACGGGCGAAACCACCACCGGGCAGACCATCTTCCGGAACGCCGCCGCCAACCTCAAGGGCCTGTCCATGGAGCTCGGCGGCAAGTCCCCGTGCGTGGTGTTCGCCGACGCCGACCTGGACGCCGCGATCGACTCCGCGCTGTTCGGTGTCTTCTCCCTCAACGGCGAGCGCTGCACCGCCGGCTCCCGCATCCTCGTTGAGCGCGCCATCTACGACGAGTTCTGCGAAAAATACGCCGCCCGGGCCAAGAGCATCGTGGTGGGCGATCCGCATGATCCGAAGACCGAAGTCGGCGCGCTGGTCCACCCGGAACACTTCGAAAAGGTCGCTTCCTACGTAGAGATCGGCAAGTCCGAAGGCCGACTCCTGGCCGGCGGCGGACGGCCGGAAGGCCTCCCTGAAGGCAACTACATCGCACCCACCGTGTTCGCCGACGTCGCCCCCGACGCCAGAATCTTCCAGGAGGAGATCTTCGGGCCCGTCGTTGCCATCACCCCGTTCGAGAACGACGACGAAGCCCTCGCCCTGGCCAACAACACCAAATACGGCCTTGCGGCCTACATCTGGACCCAGAACCTGACCCGGGCGCACAACTTCTCCCAGAACGTGGAGGCCGGCATGGTGTGGCTGAACAGCCACAACGTCCGCGACCTCCGGACCCCTTTCGGCGGCGTCAAAGCCTCCGGCCTGGGCCATGAGGGCGGCTACCGCTCCATCGACTTCTACACCGACCAGCAGGCCGTGCACATCACGCTCGGCAGCGTCCACACCCCCAAGTTCGGCAGCATCGAAGACTCCGCCACCAACGAGGGCTAA
- the hpaD gene encoding 3,4-dihydroxyphenylacetate 2,3-dioxygenase — protein MTNFVPTPSVPAPDIVRCAYMEIVVTDLARSREFYVDVLGLHVTEEDENNIYLRSLEEFIHHNLVLRQGPVAAVAAFAYRVKSPAEVDAAEAYYKELGCRVERRKEGFTKGIGDSVRVEDPLGFPYEFFYDVEHVERLTQRYDLYSAGELVRLDHFNQVTPDVPKGRKYLEDLGFRVSEDIKDADGVTYAAWMHRKQTVHDTALTGGNGPRMHHVAFATHEKHNIIQICDKMGALRISDRIERGPGRHGVSNAFYLYILDPDGHRIEIYTQDYYTGDPDNPTITWDVHDNQRRDWWGNPVVPSWYTEASLVLDLDGNPQPVIEREEKSEMAVTVGADGFSYTRKEGSAEGDRTGFKLGVQV, from the coding sequence ATGACCAACTTTGTTCCCACCCCTTCTGTCCCGGCACCGGACATTGTCCGCTGCGCCTACATGGAAATCGTGGTCACCGACCTCGCCAGGTCCCGCGAGTTTTACGTGGACGTCCTCGGCCTGCACGTCACCGAGGAAGACGAGAACAACATTTACCTGCGCTCCCTGGAGGAGTTCATCCACCACAACCTGGTCCTCCGCCAGGGACCCGTCGCCGCCGTCGCTGCCTTCGCCTACCGGGTGAAATCCCCCGCCGAAGTGGACGCCGCCGAGGCCTACTACAAGGAACTGGGCTGCCGGGTGGAGCGCCGCAAGGAAGGCTTCACCAAGGGCATCGGCGACTCCGTCCGCGTGGAGGACCCGCTGGGCTTCCCCTACGAATTCTTCTACGACGTGGAGCACGTGGAGCGCCTCACCCAGCGCTACGACCTCTACTCCGCCGGTGAATTGGTCCGCCTGGACCACTTCAACCAGGTCACCCCGGACGTCCCCAAGGGCCGCAAGTACCTGGAGGACCTGGGCTTCCGCGTCTCCGAGGACATCAAGGACGCCGACGGCGTCACCTACGCCGCGTGGATGCACCGCAAGCAGACCGTCCACGACACCGCCCTCACCGGAGGCAACGGCCCGCGCATGCACCACGTCGCGTTCGCCACGCACGAGAAGCACAACATCATCCAGATCTGCGACAAGATGGGCGCCCTGCGCATCAGCGACCGGATCGAACGCGGCCCCGGCCGGCACGGCGTGTCCAACGCCTTCTACCTCTACATCCTCGACCCGGACGGCCACCGCATCGAGATCTACACCCAGGACTACTACACCGGCGACCCGGACAACCCCACCATCACCTGGGACGTCCACGACAACCAGCGCCGCGACTGGTGGGGCAACCCCGTGGTCCCGTCCTGGTACACCGAGGCCTCCCTGGTCCTGGACCTGGACGGCAACCCGCAGCCGGTCATCGAACGAGAGGAAAAGTCCGAGATGGCGGTGACGGTTGGCGCCGACGGCTTCTCCTACACCCGCAAGGAAGGCTCCGCCGAAGGCGACCGGACCGGCTTCAAACTGGGAGTGCAGGTCTAG
- the hpaH gene encoding 2-oxo-hept-4-ene-1,7-dioate hydratase: protein MLEPKTIEAIADELVEAGRTRTPVPRLTTRYPDMTVEDSYAVQQLWRRRNEEAGRTLVGRKIGLTSKAMQAATGITEPDYGAIFDDMVLETGCSVDWDRYTHPRVEVELAFVLKDGLKGPGVTIFDVLKATDYVVPALEILDSRIEMEGRTIVDTISDNAAMGAMVIGGNPVKPDAVDLRWVSAILYKNQTVEETGVAAGVLDHPANGVHWLANKIAAHGDALKAGDIILAGSFTRPMWVYKGDTVHADYGPLGSVTCRFE, encoded by the coding sequence ATGCTGGAGCCGAAGACGATTGAGGCCATCGCGGATGAGCTGGTGGAAGCCGGCCGGACCCGCACCCCTGTCCCCCGCCTGACCACCCGCTACCCGGACATGACCGTGGAGGACTCCTACGCGGTGCAGCAGTTGTGGCGCCGCCGGAACGAGGAGGCCGGCCGGACGCTGGTGGGGCGCAAGATCGGCCTCACGTCCAAGGCCATGCAGGCCGCCACCGGCATTACCGAACCGGACTATGGCGCCATCTTCGACGACATGGTGCTGGAGACCGGCTGCTCCGTGGACTGGGACCGGTACACGCATCCGCGGGTGGAGGTGGAGCTGGCATTCGTCCTGAAGGACGGGCTCAAGGGCCCCGGAGTGACCATCTTCGACGTCCTGAAGGCCACCGACTACGTGGTTCCGGCCCTGGAGATCCTGGACTCCAGGATCGAGATGGAGGGCCGGACCATCGTGGACACCATCTCGGACAACGCGGCCATGGGCGCCATGGTGATCGGCGGCAACCCCGTGAAGCCGGACGCCGTGGACCTCCGCTGGGTCTCCGCCATCCTCTACAAGAACCAGACCGTGGAGGAGACCGGCGTGGCCGCGGGCGTCCTGGACCACCCTGCCAACGGCGTCCACTGGCTGGCCAACAAGATCGCCGCCCACGGCGACGCCCTGAAGGCCGGCGACATCATCCTGGCCGGATCCTTCACCCGCCCCATGTGGGTGTACAAAGGCGATACTGTCCACGCAGACTACGGACCCCTGGGGAGCGTCACATGCCGTTTCGAGTAG
- a CDS encoding HpcH/HpaI aldolase family protein has product MPFRVEDTFRSALAAQKGEAARPLAGMWVCSGSPLIAELCAGSGLDWLLVDAEHSPNGLESILAQLQAIHGYPVHTVVRPPVNDTVVIKQYLDLGVQNLLIPMVNSVAEAEAAVAATRYPPQGVRGVGSALARAARWNRVPDYLARANETISVTVQIESTAAVEAVEDILKVDGVDAIFVGPSDLAASMGLLGQQEHPEVRAAVEHCLSAAKAAGKPAGVNAFAPATAWHYLDNGAGFILVGADVAILARGSEALAAEYIPQADGGTTASY; this is encoded by the coding sequence ATGCCGTTTCGAGTAGAGGACACCTTCCGGTCCGCCCTGGCTGCCCAAAAAGGTGAAGCAGCCCGGCCGCTGGCCGGAATGTGGGTGTGCTCCGGGAGCCCGCTGATCGCCGAGCTCTGCGCAGGGTCCGGCCTGGACTGGCTCCTGGTGGATGCCGAACACAGCCCCAACGGGCTCGAATCCATCCTGGCCCAACTCCAGGCCATCCACGGCTACCCGGTCCATACCGTGGTCCGGCCGCCGGTCAACGACACCGTGGTGATCAAGCAGTACCTGGACCTGGGCGTGCAGAACCTGTTGATCCCCATGGTGAACTCCGTGGCGGAAGCCGAGGCTGCGGTTGCGGCCACCCGCTACCCGCCGCAGGGCGTCCGCGGCGTCGGCTCGGCCTTGGCCCGCGCCGCCCGGTGGAACCGCGTCCCCGATTACTTGGCGCGGGCCAATGAGACCATTAGCGTCACCGTCCAAATCGAGTCGACGGCGGCCGTCGAGGCAGTGGAGGACATCCTCAAGGTCGACGGCGTGGACGCCATCTTCGTCGGCCCCTCCGACCTCGCAGCCTCCATGGGCCTGCTGGGACAGCAGGAACACCCCGAGGTGCGCGCCGCCGTCGAACACTGCTTGTCCGCTGCGAAGGCGGCCGGCAAGCCTGCAGGCGTCAACGCCTTCGCCCCCGCCACCGCCTGGCATTACCTGGACAACGGCGCCGGCTTCATCCTGGTGGGCGCCGACGTCGCCATCCTGGCCCGCGGCTCCGAAGCCCTCGCCGCCGAATACATCCCGCAGGCCGACGGCGGCACAACCGCGAGCTACTGA
- a CDS encoding NAD-dependent succinate-semialdehyde dehydrogenase: MTVTSALSPAISPEREASLLASVPTGLLIGGQWREASDGGTFDVHDPATGEVLATLASATSDDAVAALDAADAVQASWAMTASRVRAEILRRAFDLVTERAEDFALLMTLEMGKPLAEARGEVTYGAEFLRWFSEETVRDYGRYLTTPEGRNKILVQHKPVGPCLLITPWNFPLAMATRKLAPAVAAGCTMVLKPAKLTPLTAQYFAQTMLDAGLPAGVLNVVSSSSASGISGPLLKDSRLRKVSFTGSTPVGKRLMADAAQNVLRTSMELGGNAPFIVFEDADLDAAVEGAMAAKMRNMGEACTAANRFLVHESVASEFTAKFAAAMGALATGRGTDPATQVGPLIDAGARDDVHALVAAAVGAGATAVTGGAPVDGPGYFYQPTVLANVPNDAAILGQEIFGPVAPVTTFSTEEDAIRLANNTEYGLASYLYSRDFNRLLRVAEQIEFGMVGFNAGVISNAAAPFGGVKQSGLGREGGTEGIAEYTTTQHIGIADPYAD, from the coding sequence ATGACAGTTACTTCTGCGCTTTCCCCTGCCATTTCACCGGAGCGTGAAGCATCGTTGCTGGCTTCCGTGCCTACCGGCCTGCTGATCGGAGGGCAATGGCGGGAGGCGTCCGACGGCGGCACGTTCGATGTGCACGACCCCGCCACCGGAGAGGTGCTCGCCACCCTCGCCTCCGCCACGAGCGACGACGCTGTTGCGGCGTTGGACGCCGCCGACGCCGTCCAGGCGTCCTGGGCCATGACTGCATCCCGCGTGCGGGCGGAGATCCTGCGCCGGGCCTTCGACCTGGTCACCGAACGGGCCGAGGACTTCGCGCTCCTGATGACCCTGGAAATGGGCAAACCCCTGGCCGAAGCCCGTGGCGAAGTCACCTACGGCGCCGAGTTCCTGCGCTGGTTCTCCGAGGAAACCGTCCGGGACTACGGCCGCTACCTCACCACCCCCGAGGGCAGGAACAAGATCCTGGTCCAGCACAAACCCGTCGGCCCGTGCCTGCTGATCACGCCCTGGAACTTCCCGCTGGCGATGGCCACCCGCAAACTAGCCCCCGCCGTCGCCGCTGGCTGCACCATGGTCCTCAAACCCGCCAAACTCACACCTTTGACGGCCCAGTATTTTGCGCAGACGATGCTCGATGCCGGCCTGCCCGCCGGCGTCCTGAACGTCGTCTCCTCCTCCTCGGCGTCCGGGATCTCAGGTCCCCTGCTGAAGGACTCCCGGCTGCGGAAAGTCTCCTTCACCGGCTCCACCCCGGTGGGCAAACGCCTGATGGCCGACGCCGCCCAGAACGTCCTGCGCACCTCGATGGAGCTCGGCGGGAATGCCCCGTTCATTGTGTTCGAAGACGCAGACCTCGATGCCGCGGTCGAAGGGGCCATGGCGGCGAAGATGCGGAACATGGGCGAGGCCTGCACCGCCGCCAACCGGTTCCTCGTCCACGAATCCGTCGCCTCCGAATTCACCGCCAAGTTCGCAGCCGCAATGGGCGCCCTGGCCACCGGCCGCGGCACCGACCCGGCCACCCAAGTCGGGCCGCTCATCGACGCCGGCGCAAGGGACGACGTCCACGCCCTGGTGGCTGCCGCCGTCGGCGCCGGGGCAACAGCCGTCACCGGCGGGGCACCCGTGGACGGTCCCGGCTACTTCTACCAGCCCACGGTCCTCGCTAACGTGCCCAACGACGCCGCGATCCTGGGCCAGGAAATCTTCGGACCCGTCGCCCCCGTCACCACCTTCAGCACCGAAGAAGACGCCATCCGGCTCGCCAACAACACCGAGTACGGCCTTGCCTCCTACCTCTACAGCCGGGACTTCAACCGCCTGCTCCGGGTGGCGGAACAGATCGAGTTCGGCATGGTCGGCTTCAACGCCGGCGTCATCTCCAACGCAGCCGCACCCTTCGGCGGCGTCAAACAATCAGGCCTGGGCCGCGAAGGCGGAACCGAAGGCATCGCCGAATACACCACCACGCAGCACATCGGCATCGCTGACCCGTACGCGGACTAG
- a CDS encoding aldehyde dehydrogenase family protein, which produces METYDALLASISPAAGTGRTIFDPATGEAVGEAPVHGLEFLEEAVAAAVAAQPVWAALGHDARSAALLKAADAVERSAEELAQLLSREQGKPLNGPNARFEVGACVAWLRATAALPLEPETIVDDGETRAELHYRPIGVVGAIGPWNWPMMIAVWQLAPALRMGNAVVVKPSGNTPLSVLALVKVLNEELPEGILSVVSCGREVGARLTDHPAIGKIMFTGSTAGGRAIIKSSADTVKRLTLELGGNDAGIVLPDADPKAIATDIFWGAFLNTGQTCAALKRLYVHDDIYDAVCEELVAVARQVPMGNGLDEDNVLGPLQNKAQYDVVANLVEAAKASGARVLLGGNPDTSQPGFFYPTTLVADIDNGNPLVAEEQFGPALPIIRYSSIDEAVEMANGLDVGLGASVWSPDLAAAREVAARIQAGTVWINRHGAVDPRIPFGGAKQSGYGVEFGVEGLKALGVPQVING; this is translated from the coding sequence TTGGAAACCTACGATGCACTCCTCGCGTCCATTTCCCCCGCGGCCGGCACCGGCCGGACCATCTTTGACCCCGCTACGGGTGAGGCTGTGGGCGAAGCACCCGTCCACGGCCTCGAGTTCCTCGAAGAAGCCGTCGCCGCTGCCGTCGCCGCCCAGCCCGTCTGGGCTGCCCTGGGCCACGACGCCCGGTCTGCCGCGCTCCTGAAAGCAGCCGACGCCGTCGAACGCTCCGCAGAGGAACTCGCCCAGCTGCTCTCCCGCGAGCAGGGCAAACCGCTCAACGGGCCCAATGCGCGCTTTGAAGTCGGGGCCTGCGTGGCCTGGCTCCGCGCCACCGCCGCACTGCCCCTGGAACCCGAAACCATCGTGGACGACGGCGAGACCCGCGCCGAACTGCATTACCGGCCCATCGGCGTCGTGGGCGCGATTGGACCTTGGAACTGGCCCATGATGATCGCCGTCTGGCAGCTGGCCCCGGCCCTGCGCATGGGCAACGCCGTGGTGGTCAAGCCGTCCGGCAACACCCCGCTGAGCGTCCTGGCCTTGGTCAAGGTCCTCAACGAGGAACTCCCCGAGGGCATCCTGTCCGTGGTCTCCTGCGGCCGGGAGGTCGGTGCCAGGCTCACCGACCACCCCGCGATCGGCAAGATCATGTTCACCGGTTCCACCGCCGGCGGCCGCGCCATCATCAAGTCCTCCGCGGACACCGTCAAACGGCTCACCCTGGAACTGGGCGGCAACGACGCCGGCATCGTCCTGCCCGACGCCGATCCCAAGGCCATCGCCACGGACATCTTCTGGGGCGCGTTCCTGAACACCGGACAGACCTGCGCCGCCCTCAAGCGCCTCTACGTCCACGATGACATCTACGACGCCGTCTGCGAGGAGCTCGTGGCGGTCGCCCGGCAGGTGCCCATGGGCAACGGCCTGGACGAGGACAACGTGCTGGGCCCGCTGCAGAACAAGGCACAGTACGACGTCGTGGCGAACCTCGTGGAGGCGGCCAAGGCTTCCGGGGCGCGCGTCCTGCTGGGCGGGAACCCGGATACCAGCCAGCCTGGTTTCTTCTACCCCACCACCCTGGTGGCGGACATCGACAACGGCAACCCGCTGGTAGCGGAGGAACAGTTCGGCCCTGCCCTGCCGATCATCCGCTACAGCAGCATCGACGAAGCAGTGGAGATGGCCAACGGGCTCGACGTCGGCCTGGGCGCCTCGGTGTGGTCCCCTGACCTGGCCGCCGCCCGGGAGGTCGCGGCCCGTATCCAGGCCGGCACCGTCTGGATCAACCGGCACGGCGCCGTGGACCCGCGCATCCCATTCGGCGGGGCCAAGCAGTCCGGCTACGGCGTCGAATTCGGCGTGGAAGGCCTCAAGGCCCTGGGCGTACCGCAGGTCATCAACGGCTGA
- a CDS encoding heat shock protein transcriptional repressor HspR produces the protein MDINADQPIFVISVAAELADMHPQTLRQYDRLGIVKPSRAPGKSRRYSQRDVNMLREVQRLSQEGVSLEGIKRILELENQVAALQSRIAELTEELARRPRSVDSRIFAAGAAGDVVSLARGQRPRPRSQAVMLWRPRALGQ, from the coding sequence GTGGACATCAATGCTGACCAGCCGATCTTCGTGATTTCGGTGGCGGCCGAGCTGGCGGACATGCACCCGCAGACGCTGAGGCAGTACGACAGGCTGGGCATCGTCAAACCCAGCCGTGCCCCCGGAAAGTCCCGGCGCTACTCCCAGCGTGACGTGAACATGCTGCGGGAAGTGCAGCGGCTGTCCCAGGAAGGCGTGTCACTGGAGGGGATCAAGCGCATCCTGGAACTCGAAAACCAGGTGGCAGCCCTCCAAAGCCGGATCGCCGAACTTACCGAGGAACTCGCGCGGCGGCCGCGCTCTGTGGATTCGCGCATCTTCGCGGCCGGTGCGGCGGGCGACGTGGTGAGCCTGGCCCGCGGCCAGCGCCCCCGGCCCCGGTCCCAGGCGGTCATGCTGTGGCGGCCGCGGGCGCTCGGGCAATAA